The genomic DNA ATCTAAAACTTACGGGCAACTACGACACCGGTCATGACCTGATTATAGCCGATGGCAATGACCGTATATATATTAGCACCCATCTAAATAGTTATTATTACGAAATTTCAATCGACAACTTTAGCAGTTTTTCGGTACGCGACCATCAAACCTTAACCTGGTTTACCAACCTGCTTTTTGATCGAGAAAACAATCTTTGGTTTTCATCGTTAAGAGGCATTGGCAAAATAGTTTCATTCAATTTTGTCAACTACTTTCCTCCCATATACAATAGCGATAACGAAGTTTCCTGCATTCTCGAAATTGGGCCCGACCGATTATTTATGGGCTCCATGTATGGGTATTACATATTTAATGACCGGAACATTACACCTTATCCGTTTATTGCATCTCCACAAAAATCTAACTCGAGCAACCGTATTATAGATGCTGCTTTGGATAAATCGGGTAATGCTTATTTTTTGGTTGGAAATAATGCAATAGCAAAACTTCTTCCAGATAACTCTTACAAAATAATTATTTCCGAATACGACAACAGCAAACCAATTACTTCGCTTTGCGCTGACAAATATGGAACCATATACTATATATGTAGCAACAATTTATTCCACATCGAAAAAGACAAAGCAGTTGCAGACGGACAGTTATTTAAAGACCTGTTTTATATACGTAAAATATTTTTTGATGCCAGTAATAATTTAATGATAGGGGCAGGTAACGGTGCTTATATATGTTCCGGAATATCCATGGCTAAAGAAATCTTGTTTGCCGACACAACCGATCATTCTACTTTTTACATGAAGGACGATGACAAAGGGAACATTTTTATCGGAACAAAATCGGGGCTGTACTTATATCATAATGGCAAAGCAACTAAGTTTACACATAAAGATTTTGATAACCGCTACCCAGTATATTTCATAGTTAATGATAAAAAAAATAACATTTGGCTTGGCACCAATGATGGGGCATGGAAAATAAATCGTTATCGTGCATGGCACTATAGCATTGAAAATGGGCTTGCAGGACGCGAAACCAACCGCTCGTCCGGCATTGTTGACAGCAAAGGACGTGTTTGGATTGGCACTAACGAAGGAGTGTCGGTTCACGAATCAGAGTATGTGCTATCCAATTTGCAAAAACCTGCTATTACCTTATTAGGCGCAACAAATTCGATAGGTGAATTTTACGGCCTCCGGAACGATTTTAAAATAAAGCACGCTGCCAATAGCATTACATTTTACTTTAATGCTATATCGTTAACCAACGAAAAGAAAAATTCGATACAAGCAAAATTAATTGGATTTGATAAAGACTGGATTACCCTAAGTAATGCCGATGTGCATGATATACGATATACTAACCTGCCACCAGGAAATTATTTTCTGAAATTAAAAGCCAAAGGTGCAAATGGCTTATGGAGTAATGAAGTTACTTCATCACAAATTACGATTAACAGACCTTTTTACAACCGTTGGTGGTTTTATTTACTTGTAGTAGCTTTTGCTACCGGGATATTTTACACCTTGTTAAAGTACATGCAACAAAAACGCAATGCCGGTATATTGCAAAAAATGGTAGATGAAAGAACTATCTTTTTAAAAGCCTCGGAAGCCAGGCTTCGCAACATTCTGGAACATAGTAATGATGGTATCTTAATTACTGATGAGCATGCTAATATTATAAGTAGTAATAATGCATTCTTTACTTTGATTGAAGCGAACCAAAGTGCATTTGACAGTATTAATCTCATTCAACTATCGCATAATTTTCAATTTGATTATCACCTCGATATGCAAGCTTATCAGAGATTATTTGCAGAGCGTGAAGATTATAAAGGATTTGAGAGCAGCATAATTGTCAATGGCGAAAAAAAGTTTTTGGAGATTAACCGCACGTTTGTAGAAATGCCTGAAGAGGACAAGGTGTTTATGGTAAATATGTTTCATGATATAACATCAATGAAACTAAATGCGATTGGATTGACCAAAGCAAAAGAAGCTGCCGAGTCAGCAACTGCAACAAAGAGTAATTTTATTGCATCAATGAGCCATGAAATCAGAACACCACTTAATGGCATCATTGGTTTATCTGATTTGCTAAATTATACAACCCTTGATGAGGAGCAAACCGAACTTGTAAATGGCCTTCAACAGAGCAGCAAAACATTGCTTGCATTAATAAATGATATTCTTGATTTCAGCAAGATTGAAGCCGGGAAAATGGAATTAATGGAGGAGCCGGTATTTTTACCTCAACTGATTGATGAAGTGTTTGAAATTGTATCATCAAAGGCGCATGAAAAAAAACTCGACCTTTCGTATCATATAGATGCGGATGTTCCACGCGGATTATTAATTGATTCGATTCGTGTAAAACAGGTTCTTTTAAATCTGCTCAGCAATGCCATAAAGTTTACCGATGTTGGAGGTGCTGCTATGACTGTATCACTTAAGAACAGTGGTGAAGGGCAGCTAATTCAGTTTGCAGTTTCAGATACCGGTATTGGAATTGCGTCAGATAAACTTTCGAAATTATTTAATTCATTCACACAACTTAAAGAGCAAAAATCTGTAAACCGTGGTGGTACCGGACTCGGGCTGGTAATTTCTAAAAGGCTTGCCACACTCATGAATGGAAACATATTAGTGTCAAGTACTACGGGCAGCGGTAGTACCTTTACCTTTGAAATGCCTGCAGTAGCATCTTTCGAAAACCAAAGCATTCAGAAACTAATTGCAGAGGAGCAATTTACTCACAAACAACTGGAAGGACGCCCCATCCACATCCTTGCCAATAAGGTTTCTTCTTTACTTTACTTAGAAGCTGAATGCAAGAAGTTGGGCATGGAAGCAAATCAACTTACTGTTGCCGAATTTTTGGAGCATCCGGAAATTGCTGTATCGCAATTAGTAATTTTGCACCAGCATACCATTACCAATAATGAGAAGGTACTGCAATGGCTATTGCAGAATAAAAAGCCAATGCCTGGTTTATTAATCATATCAAATGAGTCGCGTTTGATAAACAATCCGATTCTTGGAAATACTGACAGGTACATGTTGCCAATTCGCTACAGGGCATTTTTCAAATATTTATTAGGAAAATTAAACCGTCTTAACGACTTATCCATTATTCAACCGGATGTATTGCAACGCAATACTTCAGTTCAACTTTCTAACTTTCTTGTAGTGGACGATGTGCTAACTAATTGCATGGTACTAAACAAGCAACTTAGCTTTCATGGTTTTAAATCAGATATAGCAACCAACGGTCCTGATGCAATTGAAAAGCATATGAAACACCCATACAATGTTATTTTTATGGATATTAATATGCCCGGAATGGATGGCTGGGAAACGAGCATGGCTATACGCAGTTATGAGCAAAAAAATAAAATTGCACGCTCAATAATTATTGCGGTAACAGCCAACGCGCTTAACGAAGATATACAACGCTGCTATGCTTCGGGCATGGACTACTACCTTCCCAAGCCGCTCGATTTTAATAAGGTAAAAGAAATACTCGACAACTTACACATTATGCAAATGCATAATGTAGCATTGCTAAAAAGAATAGCTTAAACCTGCCATTGCACTAAAAGGATAAACGGGATACTTATAAAATCTCTGAAACTTGCTAAAGCCAAGATTATCAAGCGTTACAGAAAAACTTAAAAGTTTATTGTAGCGATATTGTACATTCAAATTCACATCAACCCATCCTTTAAGTTTTGCATACTGATTTTGCTCATAATCATAATAAAAAGCTTTATTATTCAGAAATAGTTCCAGGTTAGCAACAATCTTTTGCTGCATGTTATATCCTGCTTTAATACCGGTTCTAACGGTAGGTGTATATGTTGGCTCAACACCTTCCTGATCCATAATAAAGCTATAGTAATCAATAAACACTCCGGCATTCCATTTTTCACTTTGCTCATACAACAACGAACCATACACATTGACCACTTGATTATCGCGGTAGGTAATGCTATACTTAACCGGCTCAACGGGCATATTTACAAAGAACAAAGAACCGAGGTTGCGCGAATAATCTACATAGCTACGAAACTGTATATTGCGATCAAGCTTAGCACTAACTCCAATTTTGCCATGAAACGGAGTATAGGTAAAACGATATAGATTAGCTGCATCAAGAAAAGGATTTTCAGCACCGGTAAGTCGAAACGTGTTCATTTTTACACGCTGATTTAATTCGCCAAAGGCTGATAACTTTCCTTCGACAAGGGTATATGCAAAATTTAAAGCCGGAAAAAAACTGACCTTGGTAGCACTATCTTCACTTCGAAAAATTAAATCTACCCCCGCATCAATATTATATGGCCGCAACTTTATGCTATACCTTGGCTTTACAGATACTAGTGTAGTTGAATAGGTGGTTATTACTTGATCTATTTTATTATACAAAAGTGCAATCTCACCACCAACTTTGCCTTTGCCTATAGGCTTTGCAATCTCACCATTGATGCCAAAATTATTTTCATTGGCATTGAGATTATCACGTGTGTTATAATAATCTATTCGGGCAGTATAGTCTAGCGATTCGCTGTCATCGGGGCGAGCTTTGTAAACTGCATTTGCAAAAAAGGTATTAAAAATATGACGAGTTTCCTTCTTGCTATAAATGGTTTGCTCGCCATCGTATCCATAATAATGATACAAGTCGCGCACATAACCAATGTTGCTTCTAAAATCAGCTTGCTCCATAAACTTTGCCGCGGTTGCGTCTATTACATTGTTGCTAAAGCCTGGAAAACCATATCCCTTTATACTCCCTTTACCAGCCAGGTGCCCAATGTGAATACCTGCATCAAACTCTTTGCTCCGTAAGGCATTGTAGGCAAAATCTCCCTGCGTAAAACCAGGATATCCATATTGCGCCTTAATAAAACCACGATATAACTCTTTGATATTATCTTCCTTTACCCTAACAGGCTTTAAAGGAGTTATCTGAAAGTTGGTTTCGCTTTGAATATTAGAAATTTCGTAGGTAAGTTTTGGTGCAATAGATACGGCAGTGTCATTCTTAGGCGAATCACTTATTTTAAGTCCATCTGCCAACTGAGGTTTATAGCCCTTATCGATCACAATGGTTTCGTCACCCAAATCATTTCCGGTTTTCTGCCCAGCAACATACATAGTTATAGTTAACAATGCAGCAGTTATATTTATTACTCTTTTCATTTTGTAGATCACTATTTTAAAATGCATTTGCTTAACCATTATTGCTGTCCATCGGTAGACACCGAATCGCTGTCAAATTCTATTGTATCATTATCTTCCTTGCGGAAAATATTATTTTCCTGATTAATGATAAACTGATATTTCTCATTGGCTATTTTAAGTATATCCTCCTTGTCATCTGCAGCAGCTTTATAATTATCAAGTACACTTTTTAAAGTAGACTTGGCCTGGAATGTGTCGCGTTGCATATAATAATTGTCGCCCAGAAGAATAAAACTTTTAGCTATCCAGAAATCATAACTAGGAACCTGGTTAATTACAACATACGCCAGCTTTTCGGCTTCCTTATAATTTTTTTGCAGATGTTGTATAAGAGCCAGGTGATACTTGGCTTCGGCCGCACGCTCGCTGTTACCAATTTTTTCGACCTCGGCATATTCACGTTGCGCGGCTGCATAGTCCTCACGTGCAACTGCACATCGGGCATAAATTAAATGGGCCTCGTTACCTAACTCAGGGCTCAGCTTTTCGGTTTTCAATAACTTTTGTGCAGCAGTAATAGCACCATCATAATTATCAAGGTAATAACAACTGCGCATTTGACCCGCATAGGCGGCAATAATATTATCTTTATACTCTGCAATTTGTTCCAGCAAACTGAATTGCTCCAGCGATTTAGAATAGTTCTTGTTTTTAAAATGAATAGCAGCGGCTCTGAATAATGAGCGCTCGGTAAATCCGCTTTTATTACCTGCTAAAATCTTTTCATACAGAGGAAGTGCCTCCTCTAGTTTGTTCTCTTTTACCAAACACTCGGCTTTGTAATAGGTTGCCTCTCTTGCAAACACTCCGTTCGGATACTTTTGTAAATAAGACGATAACGATTCCAGCGCTTTCGGATAATCCTGTTTTTCGATAAAGTTTTGAGCAGTTTCGAAGTAGAGCGTATCCTGCACACCATCGCTTGCTTTGGGCAGCGGCAACTCATTCATAAATGCGATAAAGGCATCCGGGTTACCCTCCTTTACCGAAATATTTTTCATTTGCATAAGCGCCTCCATACTTTCCTGCGACTTGGGATTACTTTCTACTACTGTTTTAAAAGTATTGTAAGCAACTTTATTCTCACCTTGATTGAAATAGATAAGTCCTTTTTTCAAAAGAGCTTTTGTTTTATATGAACTTTCCTTTTTGCTATCAATCAACTTATTAAATTGTATCAACGCATTTTGATTATCGGTATTTACAAAGTAGGCATCTCCACATTCGTACATGGCATCATCTAAATAAGTAGAGTTAGGATAATTTTCAACTAGGTTTTGCATGGTGAATATTTTGATTTCGTGATTATCATTTATTCCATCAATCATACCGCGTTGAAAAAGGCAATAGTCAGAGGCGTTGCTATTATTTTTTATAGCTGCTGTATAATACTCAATGGCAACCGGATAATTATTCAATATAAAAGCGGCATCGGCTATGCGGACCATGGCATCACTTGAGCGGCTATCATCAGCGCTCATTTTATTATTCAGGTATTTGCGAAACCAGTCGCTTGCTTCGGCCCAATTTTTTGTTTTGAAATGGCAATAACCCAGGTCATATAACGCATTGCTATAATTGGATAGACTAACAGCAGACGGATAAAACACAAAGGTTCTGAATTGCTTGATGGCATCAGGATATTTTTGCTGCTTGTATAATGCTTCAGCTTTCCAATAAATTGCATTCGATGCCAGGCTTGCATCTACATTATTTACAATGGCCTTTTCGTACAAAGCAATTGCCTTAGGATAGTCGCCATCATTATATAACTCGTTTGCTCGGTAGTAAGCAACTTTTTGATATGCCTGTTGCATACGTGGGTTGTTTTCCTTTATTTTTTCTAATAGCGAGAGGGCTTCTTTATAATTTTTGGTTTGCAAGTACAGTTGCGCCAAATATTCGTTACATTCGTTATTGTTTTTAGAGCCGGGGTATTTTTTCTGATACTCCATAAAGGTATTGATAGCTTGGGGCTGAAAGCCTAACTCAAAGCTAAGCTTACCAAAATTATACAGCGCATCCTGAGTTATTTCGGGAACAAAGTTCTGTTTACTTGCAAACTGAAATGCATTGCGCGCACTCTGTTTGTTTTTTGTTTTCAAAAAACAATCGCCTAAATGATAATATGCATTTTGTGCCATGGTATCATTCAGGTTAACTACCTTTTGAAAATTAACAATTGCGCTTGCAAAATTTTCTCCCTTATAGTACGAATAGCCAAGCTTGTACAGATCATCGCGCGTAAGGGTTTTCGAAGCTTGCTGATATTTCTCCAGCCACTCAGCTGCATCTTTATAGTCCCCTTTGCGGTAGTAAGATTCTGCCATCAAATGCTTGATATCGGTGGTGTTCTGAAATCCAGGAGTCTGCAACGCTTCGTTACCTGCACTGATTGCTAGATCATATTTGCCAAGCATGTAGTGAATGTTTACTATGTGATTCATTACTGATAAGGCAAATGGTTCGGTGCCCTTCAGGTTGGCAAATTGCTCCAATGCTGTTTCGTAGTTCTTATTCAAGTAACTGATATAGGCAAAGTAATACTTGGCGGCATTGGTGTACTTGCTGCCGCCATTTGTTATTTGCCTAAAGGCGGCAGCCGCTTTAAGGTAATCGGCCTTCATAAAATAGCAATAGCCACTTTTGAAATAAAATTCTGAAACCTGCTCGCCACTTAAATCAGCTACTTCCGTTTTATCAAAATAGTCGGCAGCACTCTTCCATTTTTTTTCGCGGTAATACAATAATCCGGTATAAAAACAGGCTGTACTAACTCTTGTTTCAGATGGATGATCAACCATGTATTGAAGTAGTAATTTTTCTGCATCGCGGTGATACAACTCATATGCACATACTGCATTATAAAATTTTGCATTTACCCGTAACTGCTCAGGAACATAGCGTTTACTTTCTATTACTTTAGCAAGTTCGATACGTGCTGCGCTGTATTTTTCCTTTTCATACAGCTCAATGGCTAACCTAAAGTGTTTTTCATCTTCAGAAAAATAGGGTGTACGCTGGCCATATAGCGCGTAGCCTGTCAGCATAACTGACATCAAAATCAGGGTTAACCATTTCATTGATCGCATAATTTACAATGGATTCAAAATTAATAGTATCAAACGTGTTGCAATCTTTAATTATTATGGCTTTCAGGGTTTTTATGAACATTAAAGTTTTGATAAATCAGGCATTTCACACAATACACACCCGCAGTCAAAATTGGCTGCTTCGTTCAACATCTCTTTAGTATGATTAATATTTTTATTTCGGAAACTTTATGTGAATAAGCATACGCTGCCCAACATAATATCAAAAGGTAGTAAAAAGACAAACGGGGAATTGCTAAAGCAATTCCCCGCTTGTCAGAAACGTATATGGTAGCCGTTAAAGGCTTTTTTTAGTCAATGAGATAACCAATCATCCACCCGCCACGAATGGTCATTGGAAATTTTTTACCAAATGTAAAATAGTTATGATTGTAGGTTTCGTATTCCGGCTGTATTAACCCGTAGTAATCATTATTTTGTTCGGCATCCCTGTAAATTTTTTCGAGATTATTAGTTTGGTAACAGTAACCGAGTCCAAAGAAAAAATCAGTAACAAATCTACCAGCCACTATGCTTTGAAATCCAAAATCTACGCCAAGCCCATAGTTGTAAACGTTTACACGATACGCTTTGCTTTGATAGGGTTCACCATTGAAGACATCATAGGTATCAAATCGTCTGTCAAAATGATGGTAGGCGAAAGTAAAGTTAGGCCTGATATATCCACCAGCTAAGGCGTGTGCTCTTTTTTTTCCACTCTCAACATAGGTGCTGCTTTTGCCCACTAATTTTATCCCCGGATTAATAAAAAATCCAATCAGGTTGGTTCGCCTTTCATTTGGAATTCCCAGGCCAATAAGGCCAAGTTTGCCTTCAAAATTAAGGCCTACCTTTATTTTTTGCTCATACCCAAGTGTAAGGTGCCTCAACAAAGGCGAAAAAAAATCGAGCTTTAGTGCTTTGTCATAATCGCGCAACTCAACACTTTGGTTTACATCGTATTCGTCCGCCTTAAAATCCATAACTTGTCCATTCTCAAATTTAATCTTATACACTTCCATTTTAGCAATTACCATAGT from Bacteroidota bacterium includes the following:
- a CDS encoding response regulator translates to MLACSYNAHSQTFQYKSYNESPGLLTSVSYAIAQDRTGKIWVYTSHGLVSYNGSEWKTIDSIAGFPASAYSSVCGTRDLVVYFIPTSLAYPVVQFDGEKYTSLSKPENKAKETAVKSFATAINGENHVAIQSSENRVFIYHDKQWHILDQNSGFTPQRVLSFSTFNNSVVICGANSVYQWQKGKLVSELASMLNGKQIRGLVESRLPKTNTPISFVYGDTWFGKIENSKFSIIRENLKLTGNYDTGHDLIIADGNDRIYISTHLNSYYYEISIDNFSSFSVRDHQTLTWFTNLLFDRENNLWFSSLRGIGKIVSFNFVNYFPPIYNSDNEVSCILEIGPDRLFMGSMYGYYIFNDRNITPYPFIASPQKSNSSNRIIDAALDKSGNAYFLVGNNAIAKLLPDNSYKIIISEYDNSKPITSLCADKYGTIYYICSNNLFHIEKDKAVADGQLFKDLFYIRKIFFDASNNLMIGAGNGAYICSGISMAKEILFADTTDHSTFYMKDDDKGNIFIGTKSGLYLYHNGKATKFTHKDFDNRYPVYFIVNDKKNNIWLGTNDGAWKINRYRAWHYSIENGLAGRETNRSSGIVDSKGRVWIGTNEGVSVHESEYVLSNLQKPAITLLGATNSIGEFYGLRNDFKIKHAANSITFYFNAISLTNEKKNSIQAKLIGFDKDWITLSNADVHDIRYTNLPPGNYFLKLKAKGANGLWSNEVTSSQITINRPFYNRWWFYLLVVAFATGIFYTLLKYMQQKRNAGILQKMVDERTIFLKASEARLRNILEHSNDGILITDEHANIISSNNAFFTLIEANQSAFDSINLIQLSHNFQFDYHLDMQAYQRLFAEREDYKGFESSIIVNGEKKFLEINRTFVEMPEEDKVFMVNMFHDITSMKLNAIGLTKAKEAAESATATKSNFIASMSHEIRTPLNGIIGLSDLLNYTTLDEEQTELVNGLQQSSKTLLALINDILDFSKIEAGKMELMEEPVFLPQLIDEVFEIVSSKAHEKKLDLSYHIDADVPRGLLIDSIRVKQVLLNLLSNAIKFTDVGGAAMTVSLKNSGEGQLIQFAVSDTGIGIASDKLSKLFNSFTQLKEQKSVNRGGTGLGLVISKRLATLMNGNILVSSTTGSGSTFTFEMPAVASFENQSIQKLIAEEQFTHKQLEGRPIHILANKVSSLLYLEAECKKLGMEANQLTVAEFLEHPEIAVSQLVILHQHTITNNEKVLQWLLQNKKPMPGLLIISNESRLINNPILGNTDRYMLPIRYRAFFKYLLGKLNRLNDLSIIQPDVLQRNTSVQLSNFLVVDDVLTNCMVLNKQLSFHGFKSDIATNGPDAIEKHMKHPYNVIFMDINMPGMDGWETSMAIRSYEQKNKIARSIIIAVTANALNEDIQRCYASGMDYYLPKPLDFNKVKEILDNLHIMQMHNVALLKRIA
- a CDS encoding tetratricopeptide repeat protein codes for the protein MKWLTLILMSVMLTGYALYGQRTPYFSEDEKHFRLAIELYEKEKYSAARIELAKVIESKRYVPEQLRVNAKFYNAVCAYELYHRDAEKLLLQYMVDHPSETRVSTACFYTGLLYYREKKWKSAADYFDKTEVADLSGEQVSEFYFKSGYCYFMKADYLKAAAAFRQITNGGSKYTNAAKYYFAYISYLNKNYETALEQFANLKGTEPFALSVMNHIVNIHYMLGKYDLAISAGNEALQTPGFQNTTDIKHLMAESYYRKGDYKDAAEWLEKYQQASKTLTRDDLYKLGYSYYKGENFASAIVNFQKVVNLNDTMAQNAYYHLGDCFLKTKNKQSARNAFQFASKQNFVPEITQDALYNFGKLSFELGFQPQAINTFMEYQKKYPGSKNNNECNEYLAQLYLQTKNYKEALSLLEKIKENNPRMQQAYQKVAYYRANELYNDGDYPKAIALYEKAIVNNVDASLASNAIYWKAEALYKQQKYPDAIKQFRTFVFYPSAVSLSNYSNALYDLGYCHFKTKNWAEASDWFRKYLNNKMSADDSRSSDAMVRIADAAFILNNYPVAIEYYTAAIKNNSNASDYCLFQRGMIDGINDNHEIKIFTMQNLVENYPNSTYLDDAMYECGDAYFVNTDNQNALIQFNKLIDSKKESSYKTKALLKKGLIYFNQGENKVAYNTFKTVVESNPKSQESMEALMQMKNISVKEGNPDAFIAFMNELPLPKASDGVQDTLYFETAQNFIEKQDYPKALESLSSYLQKYPNGVFAREATYYKAECLVKENKLEEALPLYEKILAGNKSGFTERSLFRAAAIHFKNKNYSKSLEQFSLLEQIAEYKDNIIAAYAGQMRSCYYLDNYDGAITAAQKLLKTEKLSPELGNEAHLIYARCAVAREDYAAAQREYAEVEKIGNSERAAEAKYHLALIQHLQKNYKEAEKLAYVVINQVPSYDFWIAKSFILLGDNYYMQRDTFQAKSTLKSVLDNYKAAADDKEDILKIANEKYQFIINQENNIFRKEDNDTIEFDSDSVSTDGQQ